In Helianthus annuus cultivar XRQ/B chromosome 9, HanXRQr2.0-SUNRISE, whole genome shotgun sequence, the following are encoded in one genomic region:
- the LOC110875329 gene encoding uncharacterized protein LOC110875329 → MADQKLHPAVTVSNIKAFIPITLDHEALDYNNWSELFRLHCTAYLVADHLSPRTPPAAADKDKENETPGSSSSPADSWERLDAIVRQWMYGTISTDLLKTVIKTRTTAYDAWKAIESLFLENFSSTAVYCQELKVFSDQLSNVDAPVDEQTLVLQTIAGLTEQYETVSTILQNTKPLPSFFDIRSQLCMNETTKASHALHSATQASTALLTQSRPNHSPSNPHHSTASASQSSRDPAGAEVALAAEAGPPPFNPIAPPPLLSLTTLILSSLTIGPKANGPIF, encoded by the coding sequence ATGGCCGATCAAAAGCTCCACCCTGCTGTAACCGTATCCAACATTAAGGCTTTCATTCCTATTACCCTGGACCACGAAGCCTTGGACTATAACAATTGGTCCGAATTATTCCGCCTCCACTGCACCGCCTACCTTGTTGCTGATCATCTCTCTCCTCGGACACCACCTGCTGCCGCTGACAAAGACAAAGAAAACGAGACTCCTGGCTCTTCTTCATCTCCCGCCGACTCTTGGGAGCGGCTAGATGCCATCGTCCGTCAGTGGATGTACGGTACTATCTCCACGGATCTTCTCAAGACTGTCATCAAGACCCGAACCACTGCGTATGATGCCTGGAAGGCCATTGAGTCTTTGTTCCTGGAAAACTTCTCCTCCACGGCGGTATATTGTCAAGAACTCAAGGTTTTCTCTGACCAACTGAGCAATGTCGACGCTCCTGTCGATGAACAGACTCTTGTTCTACAGACCATTGCTGGTCTTACAGAACAATATGAAACCGTCAGTACTATCCTCCAGAATACTAAACCCCTACCCTCCTTCTTTGACATCCGTTCTCAACTTTGTATGAACGAGACCACCAAAGCAAGTCATGCCCTTCACTCCGCTACCCAAGCCTCTACCGCCCTACTTACTCAAAGCCGACCCAACCACTCACCTTCCAACCCTCACCACTCCACTGCCTCCGCCTCCCAAAGTTCACGTGACCCAGCCGGAGCTGAGGTCGCTCTCGCGGCCGAGGCCGGACCTCCACCTTTCAACCCCATCGCTCCACCACCTCTTCTCAGCCTAACCACCCTTATATTATCTTCCCTAACAATTGGACCCAAAGCCAATGGGCCAATCTTCTAA